A part of Synchiropus splendidus isolate RoL2022-P1 chromosome 19, RoL_Sspl_1.0, whole genome shotgun sequence genomic DNA contains:
- the ypel3 gene encoding protein yippee-like 3, whose protein sequence is MVKLTKAKTFQAYLDSCHRRYSCVHCRAHLANHDDLISKSFQGSQGRAYLFNSVVNIGCGPAEERLLLTGLHAVADIYCENCHTTLGWKYEQAFELSQKYKEGKYIIELSHMIKDNGWD, encoded by the exons ATGGTGAAGCTGACCAAGGCCAAGACGTTCCAGGCCTATCTGGACTCGTGCCACCGCCGCTACAGCTGCGTGCACTGCCGCGCTCATCTGGCCAACCACGACGACCTTATCTCCAAG TCTTTTCAAGGCAGTCAAGGCCGAGCCTACCTCTTCAACTCTGT GGTCAACATCGGCTGTGGCCCCGCGGAGGAGAGACTGCTGCTCACAGGACTCCACGCTGTGGCTGACATCTACTGTGAAAACTGCCACACCACGCTGGGCTGGAAATAT GAACAAGCCTTTGAGCTGAGTCAGAAGTACAAGGAAGGGAAGTACATCATCGAGCTGTCCCACATGATCAAGGACAACGGCTGGGACTGA